CTATTTCTTCTACAATGGTTTGTAGATTCAATAATAAATCCGTGTTAGCCCCAATGTATTGAGACACCTCGTCCATCAAGAAAATTAATTTGTGATTATCGCCTTTTTGATTGACATAATCTTTCAATTCTTGGATCAACTCATCTATACGATAATCTTGATCTTCTTTGATGGCATTTCGTAAGGCGTCTTTATCGATCGTAGCATCCAATTCATAAGCAATATCAATCACTTTAGCTAATCGCATACGAATGATGTCACGAATTTTAGACTCGTGCCAATCTTCGCCAATTACTGCCTTAACCTTCTCTTTAAATGTTTCGAAAAGTCCTTTTTGATCAAAGTGCTTTTCTATCAATAAAGCTACTGCAATGTTCGTGGTATTGTAACCACGTTTGGCATTTAACTGATTAAATAAAATACGCGTGATGGTATTGTTATTTTTAACAGTACCCGAAACAGCATCAACATTGAAAATTATTTCATTGACATCTGTTTTGTCTAAGCTATTTTGGATTAGTTGAACATTTGAAAGTGTAACCTCTGAAAGATCATCTAATTTTAAATCTATCAATGCTTTTTTGAAACGATCAAAAGCAAATGCACGGGTTTCTTTATTTAAGCAATAGAAGAGATATTTTATAAAGTGAGATTTACCACTCCCATAATAACCAGAAATCCAAACTCCAGTTTTACCTTCCTTTTTGTTGGTAATGGCATTTAAGAATTTATATAAATTTTTGACGATATCTTGTGTAAAGACATACTCACCAATCTCCTGTTCAATTTTATTTTCTTCAAGTTCACTTACTACTACAGCCGGGTTGATATGACGTGTAATATCCTTTTCATAAATATATTGTAGAATCATGTCTTTTATATTATAGTAGTTGATTTAAATGGTTAGCTCTGTATAAATTATCATCATTGAATTCTCCAAACAATGAGTAATTTGAATGTTTAAAGTCTCCTGGATAGAAAACAATCAATTTATGATTTACCGCTGATTTTTCGATATTTTTCAAGAAATGTGAAACACGTAAATAAGGGAAAATAGTCCCAAATCCGTAAACCAAAAAATACACCTTATCACTTGATTTTTCTTTGAAATACGATGTGATTTTTTCTCGGATATAATTTAGGAATTCACTCTCTTCTTGTGCTTTTTCTTTGATGTATTCTAGCGCTTCCTCTGGAGCTTCACTTTCTAAATTGATAATTTCATCAATTAAAGGTTGACCAGCAAAAGTTTGAGATTCAAGATAGGCAATAAACTCCTGGTAAATATTAATTACCAAACAATTTAAGCTATTGGAAGGGCGCTTAAGTTGCTCGTTTAATATGTTTATTTCTTCACGAATTTGGTATTCATCTTTCGGATCATACGTATACATATATACTGGAAAGAACAATAAACCCGTATTGGGATCTTTGAATGCTTCGTCAGAAAGCAAATTAAAGATTCTTTCAATTCTATTTATTTCCATTATTCTGTATCTTCTACATTAGGGTTTAAGATACAAGGTAAAAACCAAGCATCTCCTTTCGTTTTCAATAACTCAACTAATTCATCAGAAATATGAACAGTAGACAACTTATCTTCTTTAAATACTCCTACATCTTTAAACATTTTCACTGCTACTTGCGATAATTTATAAAGCGAGTGTTCAGAAATTGAATTCAACTGTTCTTCAGATAATTTAGAAGATAAGAAGTATTTAAAATCATACGTACTTAGCTCGTTATCGAAGTTTTTCCATTTGTTGAATACGACTTCTAGTGCGAATTCTGTAATAATGGAATAGGTTTTACAAATCGCTAAAAACAAGATTACTTTTTGATCTTGCTCCGTGAATAGAGAAAATTTATTTAAATAATCGACATCTAAATTCTTTAATCGCTTATCTAATTCACTTTTTATTCTTTTCCGTGAAGACTCTGCATTGGTTACTAAAACATCACTATGTACAGAAAATTCATTTTTCAAATAATCTTCTGTATAATCAATCGCTTGTATGAAATAAAGAGATTCATTATACAAAAGCGCACCTGCTGTAAATGCTAAATTATATTTCATCTCTTTTTTCATCGTTATCTACTAATAAATCCTTTACACTCACATTGAGTATTGCAGCAATTTTGTACAAAGTCTCCAAACTAGGCTGATGCCTATTTTGTACATAACCATTAACCATATTAAAGCTTTTGCCTAACTTTTCAGCTAGCCAAGTTTGCTTAATACCCTTTTCATCTATAACTTCTTTAATCCTATTCATTTAACTTTAGGTAATGATTCAAGGTAAAAATAGTGAATTATTTGAGATAAAAAGCGTTAATTTTTTCAATAAATAATCGTATGGAATAATGCTCAATAAAAATAAATAAGAACTAATTAAGTGTAATACGGTAAACCGCACAATGCACGGTTTTATTCAATAATATTTATCTTTATACACTATTAATCATTTATTATTAACTGATACAAATCTTTAAGTTGAAAGCATTAGAAATTTTTAAAACAATTTTTGATAATCCTTTATTCAAATTGATAATTCTATTAATCGTATTATCAATTGTTTTTCAAATTTTAAAACCCAAAATAAAAGGTTTTTTAGGAGAATTACTTATCCGATTTGTACTCTTATTTCTGAATAAAAAAGAATATAAAATAATACACGATGTCAAATTGTTTTACAATGGACTAATGTCTCAAATAGATCATGTCGTAGTATCCAAATACGGTATATTTGTCATAGAAACCAAAAACTATAAAGGTTGGATATTTGGTAGTGAAAACGGGATCACCAGTAAAAACCTGTGGAATTAAACTCTGTATCAAGCATTATTGTATTGTCTTTTCAACCTTGGCGTTGTAGCTTTAGTACCAACGAACAAGACCACTATGAATGCTTACATTGAATTAGCCAAGCTGATGCTCCCAGAGGAGATCAGCAAATCGTTCAGTTTAGTGAAAGTCGAAGAGGAAAAGGTTGAGCAGGACAAACGTCTTCACCTCTATCTGGAAGAACTAAACATCCCTCCGGACCATGTTGATGTGCTTAAGCCAAATGGTTTTTATCCTGAATCCTTAATGGGAGATTTTCCTATACGAGACAGGCAGGCAGTGCTTCACTTACGCCGACGGCGATGGCTTGATGCTCGAGGCCAGAGCGTTTCACGAGATTGGAGCCTGATATGTAAGGGCACCCGCTACTCCAATGAGTTTGCGGCTTTTTTAAAAGAATTTGTTGGATAAACACCCCATAACAGGGCGATCTCTTGAGCGTTATTATCCTATACAGGGCGACCAATTTGAGCGGGCCTACAAAGAGCATTTAAGTGGTTTTTCTGAGTGGTCTGATGCTGAACATGCGCAATCATGGCTTCTATTTCCTGAGAATATGGGAGCCTCTCTCAGTATCGATGAAACATCACTTTCCAGAGGAGAGCTCTACACGATAATATCAAACAAGAGTGCTCGCGGGCGCAAAGGCACCATCGTTGCTATTGTTAAAGGAACGAAGATAAACGATGTTGTTAAAGTAGTAAAGACACTCCCGTTTGAAACGCGCCTGCTGGTTAAAGAGGTCACAATGGACTTTTCTGACAGCATGCATGCCATTGTAGAAAAGTGCTTTCCGGATGCCATAATAACGCTGGATCGCTTTCATGTTCAGCAGTTATGTAATGAGGCTATGCAGGAGACCAGGCTGCAAATAAAGCGTGAGGCGCGCAAAATGGAAATTGAGAATCGAGAGCAGCACAAAATGAAGTTGCATCGGAGAATGGTCAGCAGAAAGAAAAATAAGGTTAGTAACCGTGGCAGGAAACCTAATCGCAAGAATGAAGCCTATAAACCCGAATACCTTGAAAATGGAGACACCTTATGTGAATTGGTTACACGCAGCAGATACCTTCTTATGACCTCTGCCGACAACTGGACCGAGACTCAAAAGCTAAGAGCTGAGCTTCTATTTAAGTACTTTCCAAAACTGAGAACCGCCTATAGCCTGACACACTCCTTACGCATGATCTTTTCCAACAAGATGGCAACAAAGGAGTCGGCGGCAGAGGCACTAAAGAAGTGGTATAACAAAGTGACTGATTTTGAAAATGACGCATTCAATACGGTTTCAGCAACAATCTATCAAAGAGAAAAGGAGATCTTGAACTACTTTGTTAACCGGTCAACCAATGCATCAGCAGAATCCCTTAATGCGAAAATCAAACACTTTAGGACCCAACTTAGAGGAGTCATTGATGTTAACTTCTTTCTCTACAGGTTAACTCTAATTTATGCATGAGCTAAACACATGTTTTTGCGGGTGATCCTAAATACCTGCAAACAAACATAATGAAAACGTAACAAAAAACGCTGAAAATATTTCATTTTCAGCGTTTTACTTACTATTGTTTGTTATTGTTTATCGTTATTTTCCGCCGGTTACTTTCCGATACAAAAGTTCCTAAAGATATTGCCCAATATCTCGTCGGTAGAGATCTGGCCGGTGATTGAGCCGATATGGTGCAATACTTCGCGGATGTCCTGGGCCAGGAAATCGCCTGAGATGCCCTGTTCCAGTCCTCCTTTAACACGCAGCAGGCTGTTGAGAGCCAGGCTCAATGCCTCATGATGGCGGACGTTGGTGACTATCACCTCGTCACTGTCAATGGCTCTTGTATCAACGGTCTTGAGGAGTTCTGCAATCAGCTTATCCAGATTTTGCCTATATTTTGCTGAGATTGCTACCAGTCCGTCGCTACCGCTTAATTCACTAAACT
The genomic region above belongs to Xiashengella succiniciproducens and contains:
- a CDS encoding nuclease-related domain-containing protein — encoded protein: MIILLIVLSIVFQILKPKIKGFLGELLIRFVLLFLNKKEYKIIHDVKLFYNGLMSQIDHVVVSKYGIFVIETKNYKGWIFGSENGITSKNLWN
- a CDS encoding helix-turn-helix domain-containing protein, which translates into the protein MNRIKEVIDEKGIKQTWLAEKLGKSFNMVNGYVQNRHQPSLETLYKIAAILNVSVKDLLVDNDEKRDEI
- a CDS encoding BrxA family protein, with protein sequence MKKEMKYNLAFTAGALLYNESLYFIQAIDYTEDYLKNEFSVHSDVLVTNAESSRKRIKSELDKRLKNLDVDYLNKFSLFTEQDQKVILFLAICKTYSIITEFALEVVFNKWKNFDNELSTYDFKYFLSSKLSEEQLNSISEHSLYKLSQVAVKMFKDVGVFKEDKLSTVHISDELVELLKTKGDAWFLPCILNPNVEDTE
- a CDS encoding transposase, producing the protein MDKHPITGRSLERYYPIQGDQFERAYKEHLSGFSEWSDAEHAQSWLLFPENMGASLSIDETSLSRGELYTIISNKSARGRKGTIVAIVKGTKINDVVKVVKTLPFETRLLVKEVTMDFSDSMHAIVEKCFPDAIITLDRFHVQQLCNEAMQETRLQIKREARKMEIENREQHKMKLHRRMVSRKKNKVSNRGRKPNRKNEAYKPEYLENGDTLCELVTRSRYLLMTSADNWTETQKLRAELLFKYFPKLRTAYSLTHSLRMIFSNKMATKESAAEALKKWYNKVTDFENDAFNTVSATIYQREKEILNYFVNRSTNASAESLNAKIKHFRTQLRGVIDVNFFLYRLTLIYA
- a CDS encoding BREX protein BrxB domain-containing protein, with protein sequence MEINRIERIFNLLSDEAFKDPNTGLLFFPVYMYTYDPKDEYQIREEINILNEQLKRPSNSLNCLVINIYQEFIAYLESQTFAGQPLIDEIINLESEAPEEALEYIKEKAQEESEFLNYIREKITSYFKEKSSDKVYFLVYGFGTIFPYLRVSHFLKNIEKSAVNHKLIVFYPGDFKHSNYSLFGEFNDDNLYRANHLNQLL